A genomic region of Exiguobacterium oxidotolerans JCM 12280 contains the following coding sequences:
- a CDS encoding glycogen/starch/alpha-glucan phosphorylase encodes MFKDKEKFKKRFNERFVSMHGKALSEATENDVYQTLAYMVREYVTSDWMHTKETYIHKKSKQVYYFSLEFLLGRFLYNNLLSLDVLEEVREGLEELGYDLADLTEEEPEPGLGNGGLGRLAACFLDSLAALGLPGHGNGIRYQYGLFKQKIIDGYQVELPDNWLKNGNMWEIRRPDKAVDIPFGGHVWLEEVDGGYRVHHEPAEIVRAVPYDMPIVGYQNGVVNNLRLWSAESPYDDDELLHQHSGNYKDLLAHKQSIQTISEFLYPDDTTYEGKVLRLKQQYFFVAAGLRSILLSHKKRNASFKQLGNQIAIHINDTHPVVAIPELMRILIDEEGYEWEEAWRITKSVMSFTNHTLLAEALERWPVDLFRNLLPRIYQIVEEINRRFCQDVLDNYPHLASHMQEIAIIADGRINMANLAVVGTHSTNGVAQIHTEILKQREMRLFYEMFPLRFNNKTNGITHRRWFLLSNPQLANRVTEAIGDSWINHPSDLQKLTKWSEDRQLQQDIKQIKLENKQELARLIEAETGITVDPYSIFDVQVKRLHAYKRQLLNALHIHSLYYRLKEDKSFKMTPRTFIFGAKAAPGYHYAKEVIRYINALAKLINSDPEVSPYMKVVFLENYRVSLAEKIFPASDVSEQISTASYEASGTGNMKFMMNGALTIGTLDGANIEIRDEVEDANIFIFGLTPQEVMNYKKYGGYNAYDQYSSQPELRRIVDSLVDGSLFPLGEFQAIYDSLITYNDEYLILKDFQSYQQAQERIDRTYQNPEKWYQMVIMNIGKSGVFSSDRTIKEYANAIWNIKPVQV; translated from the coding sequence GGAATATGTCACGTCAGACTGGATGCACACGAAAGAAACCTATATCCATAAAAAGAGTAAGCAAGTCTACTATTTCTCGCTCGAATTTTTACTCGGACGTTTTCTGTACAACAACTTGCTGAGCTTAGACGTCCTCGAGGAAGTTCGCGAGGGATTAGAGGAACTTGGCTACGACTTAGCAGACTTGACGGAAGAAGAACCGGAGCCAGGACTTGGTAACGGAGGGCTCGGACGATTAGCAGCATGTTTCTTAGACTCGTTGGCAGCTCTCGGTCTACCTGGACACGGGAACGGAATTCGATACCAGTATGGTTTATTTAAACAAAAAATCATCGACGGCTATCAAGTCGAACTCCCGGATAACTGGCTCAAAAACGGAAACATGTGGGAGATACGTCGTCCCGATAAGGCAGTCGATATTCCGTTCGGTGGACACGTCTGGCTCGAGGAAGTAGACGGCGGGTACCGTGTCCATCATGAACCAGCTGAAATTGTCCGGGCCGTCCCGTATGATATGCCAATCGTCGGCTATCAAAATGGTGTCGTCAATAACTTGCGTCTTTGGAGCGCAGAATCTCCATATGATGATGATGAACTGTTGCACCAGCACAGCGGGAACTATAAAGATTTACTTGCACATAAACAATCGATTCAAACGATTTCAGAGTTTCTTTATCCGGACGATACGACGTACGAAGGGAAAGTCCTACGTTTGAAGCAACAATATTTCTTTGTTGCCGCCGGCTTACGGAGTATTCTCTTGTCTCACAAAAAACGAAATGCATCATTTAAACAGCTCGGAAATCAAATCGCGATTCATATCAACGACACACACCCAGTCGTCGCGATTCCAGAACTGATGCGGATTCTAATTGATGAGGAAGGCTATGAGTGGGAAGAAGCGTGGCGCATCACGAAGAGTGTCATGTCGTTTACGAACCATACATTGCTCGCCGAAGCGCTCGAGCGCTGGCCGGTCGACTTATTTAGAAATTTATTACCGCGGATTTATCAAATCGTCGAGGAAATCAATCGTCGCTTCTGTCAGGACGTCCTTGATAACTATCCACACCTTGCTTCACACATGCAAGAGATCGCCATCATCGCCGATGGACGGATCAACATGGCGAACTTAGCAGTTGTCGGGACACATTCGACGAACGGCGTCGCACAGATTCATACTGAAATCTTGAAACAACGGGAGATGCGTCTGTTTTACGAGATGTTCCCACTTCGTTTCAACAATAAAACGAACGGGATTACGCATCGTCGCTGGTTCTTGTTATCGAACCCGCAACTCGCGAACCGTGTGACGGAAGCGATTGGAGATAGCTGGATCAATCATCCGTCAGACTTGCAAAAGTTGACGAAATGGTCGGAAGATCGTCAACTCCAACAGGATATCAAACAAATTAAGCTTGAAAATAAACAGGAACTTGCTCGATTGATTGAAGCGGAGACAGGCATTACTGTCGATCCATATTCGATTTTTGATGTGCAAGTCAAGCGTCTCCATGCCTATAAACGCCAGTTACTTAATGCTTTGCATATCCATTCGTTGTATTACCGTCTAAAAGAAGATAAATCCTTCAAGATGACACCACGGACCTTTATTTTCGGAGCAAAAGCAGCGCCGGGGTATCATTATGCGAAAGAAGTCATTCGTTACATCAATGCACTCGCAAAATTGATTAATTCTGATCCGGAAGTCAGCCCTTACATGAAAGTCGTGTTCTTAGAAAACTATCGTGTTTCGCTTGCTGAAAAAATCTTCCCGGCGAGTGATGTCAGTGAGCAGATCTCGACGGCGAGTTATGAAGCGTCTGGTACAGGAAACATGAAGTTCATGATGAACGGGGCCTTGACAATCGGGACACTTGACGGAGCGAACATTGAGATTCGGGACGAGGTCGAGGATGCAAATATCTTTATTTTCGGACTCACACCGCAAGAGGTCATGAACTATAAAAAGTACGGTGGCTATAATGCATACGACCAATACAGTTCACAACCGGAGTTACGGAGAATCGTCGATAGCTTAGTTGATGGTTCATTATTCCCGCTTGGGGAGTTTCAAGCGATTTATGACTCGCTCATCACGTATAACGATGAGTACTTGATTTTAAAAGACTTCCAGTCGTATCAGCAGGCACAAGAGCGAATCGATCGGACGTATCAAAACCCTGAGAAGTGGTACCAAATGGTCATTATGAACATTGGAAAATCAGGTGTCTTCTCGAGTGACCGGACGATTAAAGAATATGCGAACGCGATTTGGAACATCAAGCCGGTTCAAGTTTGA
- a CDS encoding sulfurtransferase has product MFPTIQMADLQQLVHSDQIRWFDCRYDLRDPNYGRLAFEDQHVPGALYLDLANDLSGPVSSTGGRHPLPSKEKWIQTLEAHGIKNDDFVVLYDDGFPYAARAWWLFKWAGHERVVVLEGGLSSYLAFDYPMTRELETFAPSTYDADFQDDMLVDFDAVKSRSTDTLLVDSRSPDRFKGQNETIDAVAGHIPGAVNCFFEEAISPDGRLKDAEDLKELYAPLLEEASPILYCGSGVTACVNILALHSLGKNDVRLYAGSYSDWISQTNDIS; this is encoded by the coding sequence ATGTTTCCAACCATTCAAATGGCGGACTTACAACAACTCGTCCACTCGGATCAAATCCGTTGGTTCGATTGCCGCTACGATTTACGTGATCCGAATTATGGTCGTCTAGCTTTTGAGGACCAGCATGTGCCTGGTGCACTGTATCTAGATTTAGCAAATGATTTATCAGGACCTGTATCCTCTACCGGCGGGCGTCATCCTTTACCGTCGAAAGAAAAATGGATTCAAACGCTAGAAGCGCACGGCATTAAAAATGATGACTTCGTCGTCTTGTATGATGATGGTTTTCCTTATGCAGCACGTGCATGGTGGCTCTTCAAATGGGCCGGACATGAACGTGTCGTCGTGCTCGAAGGCGGTCTCTCATCCTATCTTGCGTTTGACTATCCGATGACTCGGGAGCTGGAAACTTTTGCGCCTTCTACATATGACGCTGATTTCCAAGATGACATGCTCGTCGATTTTGATGCGGTCAAAAGTCGTTCGACGGATACGCTACTCGTCGACTCCCGTTCCCCTGACAGATTCAAGGGTCAGAACGAAACGATTGATGCCGTCGCCGGTCATATTCCCGGTGCTGTCAATTGCTTCTTCGAAGAAGCGATTTCACCTGACGGAAGACTGAAGGATGCAGAAGATTTAAAGGAACTCTATGCTCCATTACTTGAAGAAGCATCTCCAATCCTCTATTGCGGTAGTGGTGTGACGGCTTGCGTCAACATACTCGCGCTGCACTCGCTCGGTAAGAATGACGTTCGGCTATACGCGGGTTCTTATAGCGACTGGATTAGTCAAACGAACGATATTTCATAA
- a CDS encoding phospho-sugar mutase: MSWKETYQKWNQFEKLEPELKEELVTLAADDKAAEDAFYKELEFGTGGMRGEIGVGTNRMNVYTVRKASQGFADFIKAAGEEAVAQGIVIAHDSRHFSPEFALEAAKTLASNGIKAYLFDGLRPTPELSFAVRELRAAGGIVITASHNPPEYNGYKVYGNDGGQLPPKEADELVSYVDQVEDELSIVLEAEEVLRANGLIVRVGEQLDDAYQEKLKTIRVLPTIQDELQDPLKIVFTPLHGTGLVPVTVGLKNYGFENVTVVDEQAKPDGAFPTVSSPNPEEHAAFELAIEYGNRVEADVLLATDPDADRVGVATRDASGEWTVLTGNQTGALLLDYILSQKSAQGTLPANGFVAKTIVTSELGALIARHYDLHVENTLTGFKFIGEKIKQYNASGEYEYLFGYEESYGYLIGDFCRDKDAVQACLLVAEMAAYHKKEGRTLYEALQAIYEQFGYFEESLRSLTLKGKDGVEQIGRIMNTFRENPPKQVAGEKVVLFEDYDASMAHDLIQHKPSPINLPKSNVLKFTLEDGSWFCLRPSGTEPKIKFYFSVTSPDAADTTRKRQLIEDEVMQEVEQIQ, from the coding sequence ATGTCATGGAAAGAGACCTATCAAAAGTGGAATCAGTTTGAAAAATTAGAGCCTGAATTGAAGGAAGAGCTCGTCACGTTAGCAGCAGATGATAAAGCGGCAGAAGACGCGTTTTATAAAGAACTTGAGTTTGGTACGGGTGGTATGCGTGGAGAAATCGGTGTCGGTACGAACCGGATGAACGTTTACACAGTCCGTAAAGCATCTCAAGGGTTTGCAGACTTTATTAAAGCGGCCGGGGAAGAAGCTGTTGCCCAAGGAATCGTCATTGCACATGACTCGCGTCACTTTTCGCCTGAGTTTGCGTTAGAAGCAGCAAAAACGCTTGCAAGCAATGGCATTAAAGCATATTTATTCGATGGACTACGTCCGACACCAGAATTATCGTTTGCTGTACGTGAGCTTCGCGCTGCAGGGGGGATCGTCATTACGGCAAGCCACAACCCGCCTGAGTACAATGGTTACAAAGTATACGGTAATGACGGCGGACAATTGCCGCCAAAAGAAGCGGATGAACTCGTATCGTATGTCGATCAAGTGGAAGATGAACTATCGATCGTGTTAGAAGCAGAAGAAGTCCTTCGGGCAAACGGGCTTATCGTTCGTGTCGGAGAACAACTTGATGATGCGTATCAAGAAAAATTAAAAACGATTCGTGTTTTACCGACGATTCAAGACGAGTTGCAAGATCCATTAAAAATTGTGTTCACGCCACTTCACGGAACAGGTCTTGTTCCTGTTACTGTCGGACTAAAGAACTACGGTTTTGAAAACGTGACAGTCGTTGATGAACAAGCAAAACCGGACGGGGCGTTCCCAACGGTTTCGTCACCGAACCCGGAAGAACATGCTGCGTTTGAACTTGCCATCGAATACGGGAATCGAGTCGAAGCGGATGTACTGCTCGCAACGGACCCAGATGCAGACCGAGTCGGTGTAGCGACGCGCGATGCAAGTGGGGAATGGACGGTACTGACAGGAAACCAAACAGGTGCATTGTTACTCGACTACATCCTGTCGCAAAAATCAGCCCAAGGTACATTACCGGCGAACGGCTTTGTCGCGAAAACAATCGTAACATCAGAACTCGGTGCGTTAATTGCCCGTCATTACGATCTGCATGTCGAAAACACATTAACGGGCTTTAAATTTATCGGTGAAAAAATTAAACAATATAATGCGTCAGGTGAATATGAATACCTATTCGGTTATGAAGAAAGTTACGGTTATTTGATTGGCGATTTCTGTCGCGACAAGGATGCTGTCCAGGCGTGCTTACTCGTAGCAGAGATGGCAGCGTACCATAAGAAAGAAGGACGGACGTTGTATGAGGCATTACAAGCCATTTACGAACAGTTCGGTTACTTCGAAGAGTCGTTACGTTCACTGACGTTAAAAGGAAAGGACGGAGTGGAACAGATTGGACGAATCATGAACACGTTCCGTGAAAATCCGCCGAAACAAGTGGCGGGAGAGAAAGTGGTCTTGTTCGAAGATTACGATGCGAGCATGGCGCACGACTTGATTCAACACAAACCATCGCCCATCAATCTTCCGAAATCGAACGTGCTGAAGTTCACGCTTGAGGATGGTTCATGGTTCTGCCTCCGCCCATCAGGAACGGAACCGAAAATCAAGTTTTACTTCAGTGTAACTTCACCGGATGCGGCGGATACGACACGTAAACGTCAACTGATTGAAGATGAAGTGATGCAAGAAGTGGAACAAATTCAGTAA
- a CDS encoding aldo/keto reductase, with translation MERIQLTEELSFSRVVHGLWRLNEWNMTAEERLALIEQCLALGITTFDHADIYGDYTNEGLFGEALALKPELRERMEIVTKTGIKMKGNYYSDQNLSFYDTTKEHIIDHATRSLKELGVEYIDTLLIHRPDPLMDPNEIAEAFVELKESGKVRTFGLSNHTPAQQSLIQSRLPFMLVTNQLELSVAELKHFEDGSVDLCHENEMPLMAWSPLAGGRLFKEEAYSALRDKLEEIGKHIGASDIDEVAYAWLLKHPARIMPIVGSGKIERIESAVNATRLTLSREQWFEILKASRGRDVD, from the coding sequence ATGGAACGAATTCAACTAACAGAAGAGCTGTCATTTTCGCGTGTGGTTCATGGATTATGGCGATTGAATGAATGGAACATGACGGCAGAAGAACGCCTTGCTTTAATTGAGCAATGTCTAGCACTTGGAATCACGACGTTTGACCATGCGGACATCTACGGGGATTATACGAATGAAGGTTTGTTCGGAGAAGCCTTGGCGTTAAAACCAGAATTGCGTGAACGAATGGAGATTGTCACAAAAACGGGGATTAAGATGAAAGGGAACTACTATTCCGATCAAAACCTTTCATTCTACGATACAACAAAAGAACATATCATCGACCATGCGACACGTTCATTAAAGGAACTTGGTGTCGAATATATCGATACGTTATTGATTCACCGCCCGGATCCATTGATGGATCCAAATGAAATTGCCGAAGCATTCGTTGAATTAAAAGAATCGGGTAAAGTGCGGACGTTCGGTTTATCGAATCATACACCGGCCCAACAAAGTTTAATTCAATCTCGTCTACCATTCATGCTCGTGACGAATCAATTAGAGCTTTCAGTCGCTGAACTGAAACATTTCGAAGATGGGTCGGTCGACCTTTGCCATGAAAACGAAATGCCGCTTATGGCATGGAGCCCGCTTGCTGGTGGACGGTTGTTCAAGGAAGAAGCATACAGCGCCTTACGCGACAAGCTCGAGGAGATCGGGAAACACATTGGAGCAAGTGACATCGATGAAGTCGCTTATGCGTGGCTCTTGAAACACCCAGCACGGATCATGCCGATTGTGGGTTCAGGGAAAATTGAACGGATTGAATCTGCTGTCAATGCGACACGTTTGACGTTATCACGTGAACAGTGGTTCGAAATCTTAAAAGCGTCTCGCGGACGTGACGTCGATTAA
- a CDS encoding amino acid ABC transporter permease: protein MTELFTIVRDNASVYGEAIGITLLASGLAIVFALFLGLILAVMRDSRFAVFSGFARLYVSFFRGTPLLLQILILYNGLVALQLTGFQALAFGLSLHFSAYISESFRAAIASVDRGQWEAADSLGIPRRKTFKDVILPQALSRAIPPLSNSVIDIIKSTSLGTIVAVEELTYVSDQISATTYLVMPLLLFSAAIYWIMSTLVQMVQHRLEVRFSIPN from the coding sequence GTGACGGAATTGTTCACGATCGTTCGCGATAATGCGAGCGTCTACGGAGAGGCGATTGGCATTACACTTCTTGCAAGTGGACTTGCCATCGTCTTTGCGCTTTTCCTCGGATTGATTCTTGCCGTCATGCGCGACAGCCGCTTCGCCGTCTTTAGCGGTTTCGCTCGATTGTATGTCTCGTTCTTCCGCGGAACACCTTTACTGTTACAGATTTTGATTTTATATAATGGTCTTGTCGCATTACAACTGACGGGCTTTCAGGCACTCGCTTTTGGATTATCACTTCACTTCTCTGCTTACATCTCGGAGTCATTCCGTGCTGCCATCGCTTCTGTCGATCGCGGGCAGTGGGAAGCAGCTGATTCGCTCGGAATTCCGCGTCGTAAAACGTTTAAGGATGTCATTCTTCCGCAAGCTTTGTCACGCGCCATTCCGCCGCTTTCGAACTCCGTCATCGACATCATCAAGTCGACGTCGCTCGGTACGATTGTTGCTGTTGAAGAACTGACGTATGTCTCTGATCAAATTTCTGCTACGACCTATCTCGTCATGCCACTTCTGCTGTTCTCGGCAGCGATTTACTGGATCATGTCGACGCTCGTGCAGATGGTCCAACACCGCTTAGAAGTTCGCTTTAGCATCCCGAATTAA
- a CDS encoding transporter substrate-binding domain-containing protein, translated as MKHGLKLAVAALSTAGVLAACGASNEEASKDSKMITVGTEATYPPFTYKEKGELTGYDIDVMNEVAKRAGYKVDYKAMDFKGLIPALDSERIDVIANQMGITDERKEKYAFSDPYTVSGSTIIVNEKTDDIKTLDDLKGKVVGSTQGSLYAKTAEDAGAKVKYYKGANQVLKDLEAGRVDAAMNDRLFVLTELKKAGYKVKAVGETFDKNESGFMMAKDSKYAEDFNEALAEMKKDGTLADIGKKYFDEDISQ; from the coding sequence ATGAAACACGGACTAAAGCTAGCAGTAGCAGCACTATCAACGGCGGGGGTGTTAGCAGCGTGCGGCGCTTCTAATGAAGAAGCAAGCAAAGACAGCAAGATGATTACGGTCGGTACGGAAGCGACATACCCACCATTTACGTATAAAGAAAAAGGCGAACTGACTGGTTATGACATCGATGTCATGAATGAAGTCGCTAAACGCGCCGGCTATAAAGTCGACTATAAAGCAATGGACTTTAAAGGATTGATTCCAGCACTTGATTCAGAACGCATCGATGTTATCGCGAACCAAATGGGAATTACAGATGAGCGCAAAGAGAAATACGCTTTTTCTGACCCGTACACGGTTTCTGGGTCAACGATTATCGTCAATGAAAAAACGGACGATATTAAAACACTTGATGATTTAAAAGGTAAGGTCGTTGGTTCGACACAAGGTTCGCTTTATGCGAAGACAGCAGAAGATGCTGGCGCAAAAGTGAAGTACTATAAAGGTGCCAACCAAGTCTTGAAAGATCTTGAAGCAGGACGCGTTGATGCCGCGATGAACGATCGCTTATTCGTTTTGACTGAACTCAAAAAAGCCGGTTATAAAGTGAAAGCAGTCGGAGAAACATTTGATAAAAATGAGTCTGGTTTCATGATGGCAAAAGATAGCAAGTATGCAGAGGACTTCAATGAAGCACTTGCAGAAATGAAAAAAGACGGTACACTTGCAGATATCGGTAAGAAATACTTTGACGAGGACATCAGTCAGTGA
- a CDS encoding ABC transporter ATP-binding protein, protein MADIRLEHIDKIYSGSAKAVDDFNLHIQDKEFIVFVGPSGCGKSTTLRMIAGLEEISGGDFIIDGKRMNDVAPKDRDIAMVFQNYALYPHMNVFDNMAFGLKLRKFPKDEIKQRVDNAARILGLEEYLERKPKALSGGQRQRVAIGRAIVRDAKVFLMDEPLSNLDAKLRVQMRKEIIQLHKRLETTTIYVTHDQTEAMTLATRIVIMKAGLIQQVGSPKEVYDHPDNMFVAGFIGSPSMNFLTGKLADDGLFHVTGTEEKFEVPEGKMKVLRERGYTSKDLVLGIRPEDIHAELIYQDTKTAHRFPAHIEVSELMGAESYLYSKVGNQAFTARVDSRSHVEMGSDLDLFFDMTKAHFFDAATEATIR, encoded by the coding sequence ATGGCAGATATTCGTCTTGAACATATTGATAAAATTTATTCCGGCTCAGCAAAGGCCGTTGACGATTTTAACCTTCACATCCAAGATAAAGAATTCATCGTTTTCGTCGGACCATCAGGTTGTGGTAAATCAACGACACTTCGGATGATCGCTGGACTCGAAGAAATCTCAGGTGGAGATTTCATCATCGACGGTAAACGGATGAATGACGTCGCACCGAAAGACCGTGATATCGCAATGGTTTTCCAAAACTATGCGCTGTATCCACATATGAACGTGTTTGATAACATGGCATTCGGACTCAAGCTACGTAAGTTCCCGAAAGACGAAATCAAACAGCGCGTCGACAATGCGGCACGTATCCTTGGACTTGAAGAGTACCTCGAGCGGAAACCAAAAGCATTATCAGGTGGACAACGTCAGCGTGTTGCAATCGGCCGTGCCATCGTTCGTGATGCAAAAGTCTTCTTGATGGATGAACCCCTCTCGAACTTGGATGCAAAACTCCGTGTTCAGATGCGTAAAGAAATCATCCAACTTCATAAACGTCTTGAAACGACGACGATTTATGTTACCCATGACCAAACAGAAGCGATGACGCTTGCGACGCGGATCGTCATCATGAAAGCGGGTCTCATTCAACAAGTCGGTTCTCCTAAAGAAGTATACGATCACCCGGACAACATGTTCGTCGCCGGATTCATCGGATCACCTTCGATGAACTTCTTAACAGGAAAACTGGCTGACGACGGACTTTTCCATGTCACAGGGACAGAAGAGAAATTCGAAGTCCCTGAAGGCAAAATGAAAGTTCTCCGTGAACGCGGTTATACGAGCAAAGACCTCGTCCTCGGGATCCGTCCGGAAGACATCCATGCTGAATTGATTTATCAAGACACAAAAACAGCACACCGTTTCCCGGCACACATCGAAGTCTCTGAATTGATGGGTGCAGAATCGTATCTCTATTCCAAGGTAGGTAATCAAGCCTTCACAGCTCGTGTCGACTCACGCTCACACGTCGAGATGGGATCAGATCTCGACCTCTTCTTCGACATGACAAAAGCGCATTTCTTCGACGCTGCAACCGAAGCGACAATTCGTTAA
- a CDS encoding PucR family transcriptional regulator — protein MLQQLISLFKDQLSTDPTVYCMDNYSVYQLADGLRFGIKSSALSGREIDLLNLIAERVVVSASTDTTYWHQRLELSSAVEHDPFRMTHFLFNQLDDRTTEDLEQLLTSFFDSSSIFVPLTTTRLLVIERDELVSEHDLNDLFTALQSDFLTDGKVLIGQRRVNGDIAAQFRLEQAALNLLPFRVERFLPALTRLALLSETVRDELTNRFIAPLEPESRETIDAFCRANLNVSLTAKHLFLHRNSLQYRLDRLTEQTEIDIRSFEGAAFLYTLLLLA, from the coding sequence GTGCTACAGCAATTGATTTCCTTATTCAAAGATCAGTTATCGACAGACCCCACGGTATATTGCATGGATAATTATAGCGTATATCAGTTAGCGGATGGGCTTCGTTTCGGAATCAAAAGTTCCGCGTTGTCCGGGCGTGAAATCGACTTATTGAATTTAATCGCAGAACGCGTCGTCGTTTCAGCATCAACCGATACAACTTACTGGCATCAGCGTCTGGAATTATCGAGCGCCGTTGAGCACGACCCCTTCCGGATGACCCATTTCTTGTTCAATCAACTCGATGATCGGACGACTGAAGATCTCGAACAGCTATTGACTTCTTTTTTCGACTCTTCAAGCATCTTCGTCCCCTTGACGACGACTCGACTGCTTGTCATTGAACGAGATGAGTTAGTGAGCGAACATGATTTAAATGACTTATTCACAGCTTTACAATCTGATTTTCTAACAGATGGAAAAGTATTAATCGGTCAACGCCGAGTAAATGGAGATATCGCAGCCCAGTTCCGTCTAGAACAAGCAGCCCTTAACCTGCTTCCGTTCCGTGTCGAACGTTTCTTACCTGCCCTCACACGACTCGCTCTTTTATCGGAAACGGTCCGTGACGAGCTAACAAATCGCTTCATTGCACCACTCGAACCTGAATCGCGTGAGACGATTGATGCTTTCTGTCGTGCCAATCTGAATGTATCGTTGACAGCAAAACACTTATTTCTTCACCGTAACAGCCTCCAGTACCGACTGGACCGGTTGACAGAACAGACAGAAATCGATATTCGTTCGTTTGAAGGTGCCGCCTTTTTATATACCTTGTTACTTCTAGCATAG
- a CDS encoding DUF445 domain-containing protein, which translates to MQIEFMTILKIIGMIVLGATIGAVTNHLAIRMLFRPLEAKYIGKYRIPFTPGLIPKRRDELAANLGRTVVKHLVTPEGIGKRLRQPAMHEAVTNLVTTELMKWVHSTVTIREVIARFVNQPEEQLRKKIEQTLERELMEGVIHLKNSTIQEVIGEGGVLKVKEAIPDVVDALLKQTDVYFDSPEGKMKLEETAAGFIQGKLGGGMFGMLLANINLVEMIQPEIKRVLQGESTRQFITEMVEKEIEQVMERPIHTLLDEELEKQVIERVKSEIINRIPLTETLDKPLRHYLGRFDEKVRTEFVPVIVDRLIDQAVKHAERIMTTLDVESIVRDEVDLLDTQYLEEIVLSISRKEFRAITWLGGLLGGLIGMIQAIIVIA; encoded by the coding sequence ATGCAAATCGAATTCATGACCATCTTAAAAATCATCGGAATGATTGTATTAGGTGCAACAATCGGTGCAGTCACGAACCATCTTGCGATTCGTATGTTATTTCGACCGCTAGAAGCAAAATATATCGGAAAGTACCGGATTCCTTTTACACCAGGTCTAATTCCGAAACGGCGCGATGAACTAGCAGCCAATCTCGGACGGACCGTCGTCAAGCATTTAGTGACCCCGGAAGGAATCGGGAAGCGCCTTAGACAACCTGCGATGCACGAGGCCGTTACAAATCTTGTCACGACAGAACTCATGAAATGGGTACACTCAACTGTCACGATTCGAGAAGTGATCGCCCGCTTCGTCAATCAACCGGAAGAACAATTGCGAAAAAAAATTGAACAGACGCTTGAACGTGAATTGATGGAAGGCGTAATCCATCTAAAAAACTCAACGATTCAAGAAGTCATCGGCGAAGGTGGAGTCTTAAAAGTCAAGGAAGCGATCCCTGACGTCGTAGATGCATTGTTAAAACAAACGGATGTTTATTTTGATAGTCCAGAAGGGAAGATGAAATTAGAGGAGACGGCTGCCGGATTCATCCAAGGAAAACTTGGAGGCGGAATGTTCGGGATGTTACTTGCGAATATCAATTTGGTAGAGATGATTCAACCTGAAATCAAACGGGTATTACAAGGAGAGTCGACGCGTCAGTTCATTACTGAAATGGTCGAGAAAGAAATCGAACAGGTGATGGAACGTCCGATTCATACACTCCTTGATGAAGAGTTAGAGAAACAAGTCATCGAACGCGTCAAATCGGAAATCATCAACCGGATCCCACTAACAGAAACGTTGGATAAGCCATTACGTCATTATCTCGGCCGGTTTGATGAGAAAGTGCGCACTGAGTTCGTTCCGGTGATTGTCGACCGGTTGATTGACCAAGCGGTGAAACACGCAGAACGAATCATGACGACACTCGACGTTGAATCGATTGTGCGTGATGAGGTCGACCTACTCGATACACAGTATCTCGAAGAAATCGTCTTATCGATTTCTCGGAAGGAATTCCGGGCTATCACTTGGCTTGGAGGACTGTTAGGTGGTTTAATTGGGATGATACAAGCAATCATCGTGATTGCTTAA